The window AGGAGCGGTCACGATATTCGAAGCCGATGGGCATTGTGCAGGTGACCGGTCTCATGCGCCTTTCGGAGCCGGGCGGCGGCTTTCTGCGCGGCAATGCGCCTGCAGCCGACCGCTGGTATTCACGCGACGTCGCCGCCATAGCCGCCGCTCGTTCGCTTCGCTCGCCCGTCGCCAATTATTTCATTGATGCGGAGCATGATGGCCTCAAAGATGCCCTGCCGATGGGCGGTCTTACCGTTCTGACATTTCCCAATAATCATCTTTCCTACGCTGCCACATGGTTCGCGCTGGCAGCCATGGCCGCTGGCGCTTACATGATCGTCATGCGGCACGAATGGAAAGAGCGCGGGACATGACGCCGAAAACGCCCCTCAGCGCGCGCTGGCTACCCAGCAAATGGCCCGCCGACGCCGCGGGGCGCAAGAATATGGCGCTGCTGGTGCAACTGCGCTGGATCGCGATCGCGGGGCAAGTCGGGACCATAGCCTTCGTTCACTGGGGCATGGGCATCAACCTTCCGGTCGCGGCGATGCTGCTGGTAGCATCGGTCGCTGCGATTGTGAATGTCATCACGTTCGCCGCGTTACGCCGCCGCACGGATGTCGCCCATGCAGAGCTTTTCCTGGCTCTGCTGTTTGACGTGCTGCTCCTCACAGCCCAGCTTTATCTGTCCGGCGGGGCGACCAACCCATTCATCACCCTCTACCTCCTTCAGGTTGCATTGGGCGCCGTGTTGCTCGACCGGCTCAGCATCTGGGGCATTGTCCTGATGTCGATGCTGTGCGCCGCGCTGCTTTCCTTCGCGTACCGGCCCCTCGGCCTCACCGACGCATTGGAAGGGCATCTGTTCGACCTGCACATTGTCGGGACATGGATCTGTCTCGCCATGATAGCCATTCTGCTCGTGCTGTTCATGACCCGCGTCACCGGCAACCTCCAGGCGCGCGAAGCCTATCTGGCTCAGCTTCGCCAGCAGGCAGCCGAAGAAGAACATATCGTCCGCATGGGTCTCCTCGCTTCGGGCGCGGCCCATGAACTGGGTACGCCGCTCTCCCAACTCGCGGTCGTACTCGGCGATTGGCGGCGCATGCCAGAGATCACCGATCACCCGCCGATGGTGGAGGAAGTGGAAGAAATGCAAGCTGCCGTTCAACGCTGCAAGGCGATCGTGACCGGCATCCTGCTATCCGCCGGCGAAGCTCGCGGGGAAGCCCCGCAAGTCACCAATGTCCGTGACTTTATTGAAGGCATTGCCACTGCTTGGCGCGATGCCAATCCGGGCATGCCATTGCGATGCGATTTCGGCCCTCACGACTATCCACTTATCATCGCGGACCCCGTCATCCGACAGGCGATCGGCAATCTGCTCGACAACGCGCGGGAAGCGGGCGGCACCTATATCGACTTGCTTGTCGGGCGCGACAGCACATCGCTCAATATTGCCGTTCGTGACAATGGTTGCGGTTTTTCGCCGCAGATGCTCGCTGATTTCGGTAAACCCTATCGCACCAGCAAGGGTAAGCAGGGTGGCGGGCTTGGCCTGTTCCTGGTGGTCAATGTTGTCCGCAAACTGGGCGGCAGCGTCTCGGCCAGCAACGGCGCAGACGGCGGCGCCCTGATCCTGCTCCGCCTGCCGTTGGGCACCGTCGCACTGGAGGATCAGCCCGATGACAAGTGAACGGGTTCTCATTCTGGTCGAGGATGACGAGGCCCTCGCCAAGACGCTGAAGCGCTCCTTCGAACGGCGCGACTATACGGTCCTGACCGCTGACAGCCACGCCGCAGTCCTTTCGCTGCTGGGAAATCACAAGCCCGGCTATGCTGTCGTCGATCTTAAGCTCGGCCCGGAATCTGGTCTGGTTTGCGTGCAGTCGCTGCATGCCCATAACCCCGAAATGCTGATCGTCGTCCTCACTGGTTTCGCGAGCATTGCAACTGCGGTGGAAGCGATCAAGCTTGGCGCGTCTCACTATCTCGCCAAACCATCCAATACAGACGATATCGAAGCCGCCTTTGCCCGGTCCACTGGCGACCCTTCAACCCCTCTCGCCCCGCGCCCGACGTCAATCAAAACGCTGGAATGGGAACATATCCATGAGGTGCTAAAAGACAGCGATTTCAACATTTCGGAGGCAGCGCGCCGCCTGGGCATGCACCGCCGTACACTGGCCAGAAAGCTCGCCAAGCGCCAGGTCGGGTGAAAATGCAGGTGGAGCGGGTGAGGGGAATCGAACCCCCGTCGTCAGCTTGGGAAGCTGCTGCTCTACCATTGAGCTACACCCGCGCGCTTGGGTGGGAATTAGCGGCTGTCCCCAACCGCGTCAACGACCTCGCCATCTTCCGCCCTACCGCACAACGGCTTCGGAAAAATAAGGGCCTATTTATAATGAGATGCCGCTTGGGCCTGTATGCGCCCCGCCAGCCGGGGAACGATCGACCAGTCAGCGTGTTCGCATGTTTCGATAACATATAATATTATGAGGGCTTTATGAGCACGGCGGAGCCGGAGAACTCTGGAAACCGCTTCGAGTTGCTTGTCCAGAGCGTCACAGATTACGCGATTTACATGCTATCGGTCGATGGCACGGTCATCAGCTGGAATGCTGGCGCGCGAAGGTTCAAGGGTTATGAAGCCGACGAGATCATTGGCCAGCATTTTTCCCGCTTCTACACGCCAGAGGATCAGGCAGCCGGCATACCTGCACTTGCATTGAATACCGCAGACCGGGAAGGCCGCTTCGAAGCCGAGGGATGGCGCGTGCGTAAGGATGGCACGCATTTCTGGGCCAATGTTGTCATCGATCCTATTCGCGATTCCGCAGGCCAGTTGATCGGCTTCGCAAAGGTGACGCGGGATTTGACGGAGCGGCGCGCGGCGCAGGAAGCGCTGCGAGCGAGCGAGGAGCGCTTCCGGCTGCTGGTCGAAAGCGTCACCGACTATGCGATCTACATGCTGGACCCCGTCGGCACCATCACCAGTTGGAACGCGGGCGCGCAGCGCTTCAAGGGCTATGCCGCGGGCGAGATACTGGGGCAGAACTTCTCACGCTTCTATTCGGAAGAAGATCGCATGGCCGGCGTGCCTTCCCGTGCGCTGGACACAGCGGCAAGGGAGGGTCGCTTTGAAGCGGAAGGCTGGCGAATTCGTAAGGATGGTTCACGCTTTTGGGCGAGCGTCGTTATCGACGCCATCCGTAACCCCATGGGCGAACTTATAGGCTTTGCGAAAATCACGCGCGATCTTACCGAAAGGCGAGAGACCCAACTCGCGCTGGAGGAAGCACGCGAAGCCATCTTCCAGTCACAAAAAATGGATGCGATCGGCAAGCTGACCGGGGGCGTTGCCCATGATTTCAACAATCTGCTTGCCGTTATCGTAGGCAGCCTGGACCTGGCCAGACAACGGCTTGGCACCGGCGCCGACATCTCCCGCTACATTGACAATGCAATGACTGCAGCCGATCGCGGCGCGACTCTGACGCAGCGCATGCTCGCTTTCGCGCGCAGGCAGGAATTGAGGTTAAGCAGTGTCGATTGCGTGGCCTTGATCCGCAACATGGCCGGGCTGCTGAAATCTACCCTGGGTTCGACCGTGACCATCGAGACCCGCTTTCCACTGATTCTTAGCTCCGCTCATGCCGACCCCGCCCAGTTGGAGCTGGCACTGCTGAATCTGGCCGTAAACGCCCGCGACGCAATGCCGAACGGCGGCCGGATCATTATAGAGGGCACGGACGCCAAGGTGTCGGCTGCACAACGGCCCGATCTGGCAACGGGTGATTATGTTTGCCTGTCGGTCATAGACGAAGGTGAAGGGATGGATGAAGTCACGCTTTCACGTGCTCGAGAACCCTTCTTCACGACCAAAGGGATTGGCAAGGGTACGGGTCTTGGCCTTTCCATGGTGCATGGTTTCGCCCAACAGTGCGGCGGATCCCTGATCATCTCCAGCGTGCCGGGACAGGGGACAAGCGTGTCGCTGTGGCTGCCGGTCGCCGTCGGGTCCGATGAACCATTACCCCAAGTCGAAGTGCAGCCTTTCGTCCCAAGCGTTGCGAGCGATCAGCCGTTGGTCATATTGGCGGTCGATGACGACGATCTGGTGCTGACCAACACGGCGGGGATGCTGGAGGAGCTTGGGCATACCGTGTTTCAAGCTGGATCTGGCGCCGACGCACTGCGCGTGCTGAGCGAGGGTGACGTCGATCTGGTCATTACCGATCATGCCATGCCTCACATGACCGGCGCTCAACTGGCAGACGCGCTGGATGAAAGCCATCCCGGCCTGCCCGTCATCATCATCACCGGTTATGCCGAACTCCCTCCCCACGCAACGAAGCGTCTGCGGCTCGATAAACCGTTCAGACAAGCGGACCTCGCACGCATCCTGGCGCTTGCTCACGGTGATCGCGCCAGCGGGCGGTCCATCTCACTTGAGCCACCGCCCAGGGATTTTTGAAGGGCCGACCGGCCCCTCCTCCCGATTTGGCACGGGAATGCGCCGATCTTCCTCATTATCGTCACCAATTACCTGGCGAATGCTGTTATAACAGCTGCGTCACAACATGCCCGTTACCACATTGCGGAGTACGCCCGAGGACATGAACGTCACGCCTTCCTTCTCTGGCCCTCGCAACGATCGTACGGACGGCCCGTGGGCAAACAGCCCAACCTCGCATTTCTTCACCTCGCTGCGCACACGTCTTCATTATGTGGATTGGGGCAATCATTCCGCTCCTACACTGATCCTGGTTCATGGTGCGCTGGACCATGCCCGCAGTTGGGACTGGACGGCGCGGGCGCTGGCCCGCGACTATCATGTGGTCGCCCTTGACCTTCGTGGGCATGGGGACAGTGCATGGTCTGCTGAAGGCGCTTATCTGATGGCAGACTTCGTCTATGATCTCGCACAACTGGTGGACCAGTTCAGTCGCGACAAGGTGACCCTTATCGGCCATTCGCTCGGCGGATCTTTGGTCCTGCGCTATGCTGGCCTTTTCCCGGATCGGGTCGAACGCCTGGTCGCGATCGAGGGGTTGGGCTTGTCGCCCCAGGCTATCAGGGAGAAGGCTGCACGGGCAGCACCGGACCGTTGGCGGGAATGGATCGAGCAGCGCCGTGCCAGCGCCCGGCAGACGGCGCGCCACTATCCCACGCTGGAGGCGGCAGTGGCCCGGATGCGGGAACGCAACGACCACCTGTCTGTCGAACAGGCGCTTCACCTGACGGCTCATGGCGTCAACCGCAACGAGGACGGCAGCTACGGCTGGAAATTCGATCCTTATCTCCGCAACCCCGCGCCGCAGGATATGGCGGATGATGAGCTGCCTAATTTCTGGAGGCGAATCTCCTGCCCCGTCCTACTCTGCCTGGGACTGGACAGTTGGGCGTCCAATCCCGTGAAGGATGGGCGAGCCGCTCATTTCCAAAACGCTCGGCTGGTCGAGTTCGCGCATGCGGGGCACTGGCTCCATCACGATCAATTCGACTCTTTCCTCGCGGAACTGCGCGCCTTTCTATGATCGAAAGGCCGCGATCGCCGTCTGATATTGCGCCTTCAGCTCCTCAATGAAGGACCCAGCCGGCTGAATTTTGCGAATCGCGCCTATCCCCTGTCCGGCGCCCCATACGTCACGCCAGGCTTTTTTTCCGTCATCAGCTATGGACGCCACATCCATATCGGCAGCCTTCGGCAGCTTCTCAGGATCAAGACCGCATGCTGCGATGCTTGCCCTCAGGTAGTTCCCATGGACGCCCGTAAAATAGTCAGAATAGACGATCTCTTCCGCGCCGCTATCGACGATCATCTGCTTATAGTCAGCCGCGGCATTCGCTTCCTCCGTCGCGATGAAGGGCGATCCCATATAGGCGAGATCGGCCCCCATCATCCGCGCTGCGGCTATCGATCGGCCGGTCGCGATGGCCCCCGACAGTATCAGCGGGCCGTCGAACCAGGCACGGATTTCCTCCACCAGCGCGAAGGGAGACAAGGTTCCCGCATGACCGCCCGCCCCCGCCGCAACGGCGATAAGACCATCGGCTCCCTTTTCGATCGCCTTCTTGGCGAACATGTTATTGATGACGTCATGCAGGACTATGCCGCCATAGCTGTGCACGGCATCGTTGACCTCCGGGCGGGCGCCAAGCGATGTGATGACGATCGGCACACGATACTTCACGCAAAGGGCGAGATCTTCCTCCAGTCGCGCATTGGTCTTATGCACGATGAGGTTTACGGCAAAGGGCGCATCCTGTTCCGTCAATGCTTCACCCAGCAGTTGAAGCCATTGCTCGAATATGCCCGACGGCCGCGCATTGAGCGAAGGGAAAGACCCTACGACGCCAGCGCGGCATTGGGCAATCACCAGCGCGGGTTGTGAAATGATGAACATCGGCGATGCGATGAGGGGCAATGAGAGACGTCCGTGAAGCAATGCAGGCAGGGACATGCGCGAACTCTTCTTCTTGTTCAGCTCACCGGTAGCAACAGCCATAGCCATGGCAAGCCGACTTTATAATGTGATACCCCAACGCCACGGCAATGACAGACGATAAGGTCAATCCCGCACGATTTTGAGAAGACGGCGCTCCACCGGAGCCAATATGCCTTGAAGCTCCGCTCCGCGTTTCAATATGTTGCCAGTCTCGCCAATCAGCGCCCACATACCCTGACGATGACGTAGCGAAGGACGTTTTTCTATCCGATATTCAGGTCGCTCGGCGGAGCGTCGGAAGGCGGAGAAAACGGCGGCTTCCCTGCCCAGATCAATGGCGTAATCCCGCCAATGACCGGCCGATACCATGCGCCCGTAAAGATCCATTATCCTTTGAAGCTCAAGCCGGTCGAAAGCCGTCTGTTCTGCCCTAGGGGCTTGAAACGGAAACGGCGTGACATTGGTCATCAGGCGCGGCCACGCTCCTGGAACAAGGGAATGTCATCGTCATCAGGGCTGACCGCCTTTGCATCCCGCTGCTCGATCAGGTCCGTCAACCGCTTCTGAAGCTGCTGGACCTCGGCCTGTAGCTGTTCCAGCTTATGCCTGTCGGGATCGTAGCAATCGGAGCATGGAGTGCCATAGGGCAAGAATTCCCGCTGATAGGCCGTAACATCCACCAACATCTGGCGCGCGGGGATGCCTACCATGGTCGCTGCTTCCGGCACATCCTTCGTCACCACGGCGTTGGCGCCGATGCGGGCGCGCGAACCCACCTGAATCGGCCCCAGCACCTGCGCGCCAGAACCAACGATGACGCCATCTGCCAATGTCGGGTGGCGCTTGCCCGCAATGCCGTTCGCAGGATCGGTGCCGCCCAGCGTGACATTCTGATAAAGGGTAACATCATCGCCAATTTCCGCTGTCTCCCCAATCACCGTGAAGCCGTGGTCAATGAAGAACCGTTTGCCGATACGCGCACCGGGATGGATGTCGTTGCCCGTCAGAAAGCGCGACAGGTGATTGACGGCACGCGCCAGAAAATAGAGGCGCGCGCCGTAAAGGCGATGCGCGACGCGATGAAATGCAAGCGACCATACGCCTGGATAAAGGAGTATTTCCGCACGGGAACGAGGCGCAGGATCGCGCGATTTCACCGAGTCCAGATAAGCAACAAGATTGCGCAGCATGCAGCGGCCCCTGAAAACCCAACTTTCCCTACATAATCGCGGGGGAACGGGTTTTCCAGATGCGGCTATTTCGGCTTGGTATCATAAAACAGAAAGTTTCTTGGCCGGGAATGATATACCAATCAAAGCAGTAGACAATTCAGTCAGAGGCCGAGGAATGACCGACCCCCTACTTGCGCATCTCAGCGATCTGTTGCCATTCATTCTTATCGGCTTCGGGGCGCAGGTGATCGATGGCGCTCTCGGCATGGCCTATGGCGTCATTTCCAGTACGCTCTTGCTGACGCTGGGCGTGCCCCCCAGCCGGGCATCGGCCAGCGTGCATGCCGCGGAAACCTTCACAACAGCAGTGTCAGCGCTCAGTCATATCGCGCATCGCAACGTCGACTGGCGGTTGTTCGCGCGCCTCGTCATTCCTGGGATTATTGGCGGCATAACGGGGGCTTATATTCTCTCCAACATCGATGGATCGATCATAAAGCCTTTTGTCCAAATCTATCTGACTGCGATCGGTGCATATCTCATCTGGCGAGGATTTCATCTTCCCCCTCATCCTCGCAATCCAAAATGGGTGGCGCCGCTCGGCCTTTTTGGCGGCTTCATGGACGCGACCGGCGGCGGCGGCTGGGGGCCGATCGTGACCTCCAACCTGCTGATCCAGGGGGCCAGCCCCCGTCACACGATCGGCACCGTCAATACGGTTGAATTCGTCCTGACGCTCTCCATCAGCCTCACATTCATTCTGCATCTGGGCTGGCAGGCATTCACGACCTACACTGTCGGCCTCCTGATAGGTGGCGTGGTAGCGGCGCCCTTCGGCGCGGTGCTTGCCCGTCACATTGCGCCCCGCCTGCTATTCATGGCGGTGGGCACGATCCTGACGCTGACGTCGCTGTTCGGCGTCGTCAAAGGGCTTGGATATATCGGATAATGCTCTTATCTTCGACTTTCTAATCGAGAAAGGCGATCAATGTCGAGCTACATGCCCACTCTCAAACAGCTGCAATATCTTGTCGCGCTGAAGCAGCATGGGCATTTCGGCAAGGCGGCAGATAGCTGTTACGTTACGCAATCCACCCTTTCCGCCGGCATTCGCGAGTTGGAATCCCTGATCGGTGTCACTCTGGTGGAGCGCACCCGCCGGGTGGTTCGCTTCACGGCCCTTGGCGATCGCATCGTGGAAAAGGCGCATCGTGTGCTGCGCGAGGCCGAGGAACTGGCGGCAATTGCCGAAGCATCGGGCAAGCCGCTGACCGGCGAGCTGCGAATGAGCGTCATCCCCACCATCGCACCCTTCCTGCTCCCCAGCCTGCTGCCTCGACTCCGGGCGGAGCGCCCGGAACTTAAACTCTATCTTCGGGAAGAGACCTCACAGACAGCTATCGAATCGCTGCGCCACGGCAATGTGGATTGCGTACTCTTGGCGCTTCCCTTCCCGACCGGCGACCTGGACAGCGAGCTGTTGTTTCAGGACCGGCTTTACGTCGCATTTCCCCACGACGATCCGCGCGATCCGCCCGAATGGATCGCGCCTGACACGATCGACGAAACGAAGCTGCTGCTGCTGGAAGACGGTCATTGCCTTAAGGACCACGCTCTTGCCGCATGCAATCGTCCCGAAATTCGCTCCAGCGCCATGATGATGGGCACGTCACTGCACACATTGGTGCAGATGGTCGATAACGGGCTTGGCATGACGATCATGCCTGAAATGGCGATCAATGGCGGTATATTGGATCACACGCGCATCACTGCGCGACCACTACGATCTGACCGATCGCATCGCGACATCGCCCTGGTCTGGCGGAAAAATAGTCCAAGGGAGAAGGAATTCCGGCTGCTCGCGGAAATCCTGCGAGACGCCGCCGATCTGCCTCAACCGAGCGTCGCCGCCTGATCAACCTATCCAGCCGCGCGCTTTCACGTCATCTTCGGCCCGCGCCTCCACCCAGGCGGTGGCGCCGTCAGCGAAATGCTCCTTTTTCCAGAACGGCGCCTCGGACTTGAGCCAGTCGATAAGGAAGGCGCAGCTTTCCAGCGCTGCGGTGCGGTGTCGCGATGCGGTCCCGACAAATACGATGCGATCGCCCGGCTCCAAGCGGCCAAAGCGATGGATGATCCGTATCCCCAAAAGTGGCCAGCGCGCCATTGCCTGCTCAACAATGCGCTCGACCTGAGGCGCGGTCATCGCGGGGTAATGGTGCAGTTCGAGCGCGGCCAGCCCATTTTCGCCGCGCACGATACCGGTGAAACTCGCAACGCCTCCGCCGCCGGTCGCCTCCAGTGCGGCCAATTCGATGGCGGGGTCAAAATCATCCGCCTGGATCGAAATCCGGTTCATCCACCCGTTACCGGCGGAAAGATCGCCAGCTCCTTCGCTTCACCGATCGGCGTTTCAAGCGGAACAAACCGCTGGTCGAGCGCCGCCCGCAGCCGCTGCCGGTCGCCCAGCACCTCGGCATAGCCGCCGCCACGATCGGCAAGCGAGGAGATAAGTTCTGCCACCGTAACGTCAGGCGCAGGCCGCTCTATCTGCTCAGCATCGCGACCGACACCTTCGCGAACCCAGGCGAAATAGAGGATGTCGAGCGTCGCCATGGGTCAATCCATATGCTTGATGCCGACCCGCAGATAGTCCCATCCGGTGATCAGCGTCAGTATGGCCGCAGCCCAAAGGGTCGCGATACCCGTAAGCTGCACAAAGGGGAAATGGGGCACTGCTCCGGCGAGGATCAATGCGCCAAGGGCGATGAGCTGGAACGCGGTCTTCCACTTTGCGAGCCGCGAAACGGGCACAGACACCTGAAGCCCGGCGAGGAATTCGCGGAGCCCGGATACGGCAATCTCGCGCAAAAGGATGATCATGGCGGCAGCGATGTGAATACCCGCAATGTCTCGCGTCGCAGCGAGCATCAGGATGACGGCGCCCACCATTATCTTGTCCGCGATCGGATCAAGGAAAATGCCAAGCCTCGACACTGCGCCCTGCGCCCGCGCCAGATAGCCGTCAAAATAATCAGTAATGCCCATCAGGCAGTAAAGCGCAAACGCCAGCGCATAGCCCGTCGTCCAGCGCGCACCGACCTCGGCCGGCCACAGCAATGCAACAAGCAGGGGCACGGTAAATATGCGCGAAAGCGTCAGCAGATTGGGCAGCGTCAGCATGGCGGCGACCTGCCACAGTCCGCGCCCTTGCACAAGCAGCCGCATCAATCCCCTTTATCCATCTTCATGCGTTGGGGGTTGGACAGAGGACGCGGCAACCGCTAGACCGCGCCCGCTACTCCACAGCGAAGAAGACCCCCTCGCCTATGCAAGCCTCCCTAAGGCTCCTTAACAAGCGACGTTTTCTGCCGCTTTTCATCACCCAGCTCCTCGGCGCATTCAACGACAACCTGTTCAAGAACGCGATGGTGCTGTTCGTCGTATACAGCGTCTACAATGATGAACGGTCCGAAACCTGGTTCAGCGCGCTTGCGACAGGCATCTTCATCCTGCCGTTTTTCCTTTTATCCGCGCTATCGGGGCAATTGGCTGACCAGCGCGACAAAGCGGTCATCATACGCTACGTCAAAGCGGCTGAAATCGTCATCATGCTGGTCGGCGCGGCAGGGCTGGCGCTGATCTGGAGCGGCATCGCAATTCACAGCCTTGCCATCCCGCTGCTGCTGTGCGCCCTGTTCGCTATGGGCGTTCACTCGACTTTCTTTGGTCCCATCAAATATGCGATCCTGCCCCAGCATCTGCACGATGACGAAGTGCTTGGCGGCACCGGGCTGGTGGAGGCGGGCACTTATATCGCGATTCTCGCAGGGACCATCCTGGCCGGCATCATCCCCGTCGAAGTGGCCGCAATCGGCATCGTGATCACCGCAGCGGTCGGCTATGCAGCGGGCAGGGAAGTTCCGCCCGCTCCCTCGCTACTCTCCCGGCAACCGATCGATTTCCACATCATCCGATCCTCCGTGGCGCTGGTGCGTGGCACGATGCATATCCGGCGCCTTTACCTAGCCATCATGGCGATCAGTTTCTTCTGGGCGGTCGGTTCGATCCTCTTCATCCAGTTCCCGCCACTCGTGAAGAATGTGCTGACCGCCGACAAGGCGGTCGCCAGCCTGTTCCTGGCGATCTTTTCCGTGGGCATCGCGATCGGGTCGATCGCGATCAACCGCCTTTTGAAGGGCCATGTGTCGGCGCGTTATGGACCCGCGTCGGTCATCGGCATGGGCCTGTGCATCGTCGCATTTCACATCGTATGCGATCTGTGGGCGCCTTCTCCTGACGGCGCGCGGCTTTCGCTCGAAGGCTTCCTCGCCCACCCGCTCGCACTCGCCCTGTCGGCATGCCTGCTGGGCGTGGCGACATTCGGCGGAATGTTCGTCGTACCACTCTACGCCTTCCTGACGACGACCGTTGAAAAATGCGAAGCGGCCCGCACGGTGGCGGCGAATAATATCGTCAATTCCGGGGCCATGGTGCTGGGATCCGTCTTCGCAATCGGCTTGAGCGTCGCGGGCATGTCCGTCGTCAACCAGTTGCTGCTGGTGGCTGCGCTGTGCCTTCCCTGCGCGTGGATCGCATGGACCCTTCACAAGGCATGCGATTGACGCCTGTTCTAGAAGATGAAGCTGTAGAACGCCGTGAAGAAAGCCCCGAAGCTGAGCAGGAACAGCTTCCAGTCGTTGTCATCCGATGTGGGGGCGGCGACATCCCGCACTTCCACCACATGCCGCGGTAACCGCTGGCGAAAGGGATGCCGAGCCGATTCAGTCGTCAGGATGAGTGGACGGGTTCGCATAGCCGCATGTTAACGCCTCATTTACCTTTTCGACCATCCCCAATCGTAGTTAATGCGCGGCTGTCCCACGGCAGGACAATCTTGACTGTATCAAACGAATAATACAGCATGACCGAACCGATGAGAGACCCCCTCCCCGCCCCCCAACCCGATCAACCGGCTCGCGAATTCGGCGCCGGGCCGCCCAGCGCCTTCCCCCACCCACGCCTTGGCGACGGCGGTTGCAGATCGCCGGATGGATGATGGCGGCCATGCTGGCATTGCTGATGCTGATGATCGCCTGGCTGGCGGTCACCGCGCCCCTCTCGCAATCGCTAAAGCCGATAGCGCCGCCCAGCGTCAGCCTGATGTCCGCCGACGGCCATCTCATCGCGCGACGCGGGGCAATGATAGACCGGCCCGTTGCGATTGCTGACTTGCCCAAGCATGTGCCTCAGGCCTTCATGGCGATCGAGGACCGGCGCTTCTACAGTCATTGGGGGATCGATCCGCGCGGCATAGCCCGCGCCGCGTGGCACAATCTATGGTCGGACGGCTCCTCTCAGGGCGGCAGCACCATCACCCAGCAGCTCGCGAAAGGCATATTTCTGTCCAGCGACCGGACCTTCGGCCGGAAAGCGCGGGAGGCGATGATCGCTTTCTGGCTGGAGGCCTGGCTGACCAAGGATCAGATTTTCGAACGATATCTGTCGAACGTCTATTTCGGCGACAATGTCTACGGCCTGCGCGCCGCCTCGCTCCATTATTTCAGCCGCCAGCCCGAGCGGTTGACCATTCCGCAAGCGGCTATGCTTGCAGGGCTTCTCAAGGCCCCTTCGCGCCTCGCCCCCACCGCCAACCTCGCAGGAGCGCGGGCGCGCGCCGCGCTGGTGACGCAGGCGATGGTGGAAGCTGGCTATATCGGCAAGTCCGAACGGGATCGCTTGCGTCCTGCCCGGCTGGACGTACGCGAGACACCGGATTCAACGACCGGGACCTATTTCGCCGACTGGGTTCTTCCACAGGCTCGCGACCGTGCAGGTGCGGTCTATGGCGCGCAGACCGTTTCCACGACCCTGGATTGGCGCGTGCAGCGGCTGGCCGAGGCCGCGATCCGACGCGCACCGCTGGGGAAGGCAGAGGCCGCGCTGGTGGCGATGAAGCCGGACGGCAGCGTGGTCGCGATGGTTGGCGGCAGGGATTATCGCAGGAGCAGCTTCAACAGGGCGGTGCAAGCCAAACGCCAGCCCGGATCGACTTTCAAGCTATTCGTCTATCTCGCAGCCTTTCGCGCAGGGATGACGCCGGAGGATTTCGTTGAAGATCGCCCTATCACCGCCGGCACTTACCGTC of the Sphingobium herbicidovorans genome contains:
- a CDS encoding SURF1 family protein, whose protein sequence is MVGGLATLGMWQIDRLAWKRDLIEQVESRVHAAPVPAPPTGSKEDAYLRVTVTGHFLHDRATLVQASTVRGAGYWVLTPLVTDRGFTLLVNRGFVPPQERSRYSKPMGIVQVTGLMRLSEPGGGFLRGNAPAADRWYSRDVAAIAAARSLRSPVANYFIDAEHDGLKDALPMGGLTVLTFPNNHLSYAATWFALAAMAAGAYMIVMRHEWKERGT
- a CDS encoding ATP-binding protein is translated as MTPKTPLSARWLPSKWPADAAGRKNMALLVQLRWIAIAGQVGTIAFVHWGMGINLPVAAMLLVASVAAIVNVITFAALRRRTDVAHAELFLALLFDVLLLTAQLYLSGGATNPFITLYLLQVALGAVLLDRLSIWGIVLMSMLCAALLSFAYRPLGLTDALEGHLFDLHIVGTWICLAMIAILLVLFMTRVTGNLQAREAYLAQLRQQAAEEEHIVRMGLLASGAAHELGTPLSQLAVVLGDWRRMPEITDHPPMVEEVEEMQAAVQRCKAIVTGILLSAGEARGEAPQVTNVRDFIEGIATAWRDANPGMPLRCDFGPHDYPLIIADPVIRQAIGNLLDNAREAGGTYIDLLVGRDSTSLNIAVRDNGCGFSPQMLADFGKPYRTSKGKQGGGLGLFLVVNVVRKLGGSVSASNGADGGALILLRLPLGTVALEDQPDDK
- a CDS encoding response regulator transcription factor translates to MTSERVLILVEDDEALAKTLKRSFERRDYTVLTADSHAAVLSLLGNHKPGYAVVDLKLGPESGLVCVQSLHAHNPEMLIVVLTGFASIATAVEAIKLGASHYLAKPSNTDDIEAAFARSTGDPSTPLAPRPTSIKTLEWEHIHEVLKDSDFNISEAARRLGMHRRTLARKLAKRQVG
- a CDS encoding hybrid sensor histidine kinase/response regulator, which codes for MSTAEPENSGNRFELLVQSVTDYAIYMLSVDGTVISWNAGARRFKGYEADEIIGQHFSRFYTPEDQAAGIPALALNTADREGRFEAEGWRVRKDGTHFWANVVIDPIRDSAGQLIGFAKVTRDLTERRAAQEALRASEERFRLLVESVTDYAIYMLDPVGTITSWNAGAQRFKGYAAGEILGQNFSRFYSEEDRMAGVPSRALDTAAREGRFEAEGWRIRKDGSRFWASVVIDAIRNPMGELIGFAKITRDLTERRETQLALEEAREAIFQSQKMDAIGKLTGGVAHDFNNLLAVIVGSLDLARQRLGTGADISRYIDNAMTAADRGATLTQRMLAFARRQELRLSSVDCVALIRNMAGLLKSTLGSTVTIETRFPLILSSAHADPAQLELALLNLAVNARDAMPNGGRIIIEGTDAKVSAAQRPDLATGDYVCLSVIDEGEGMDEVTLSRAREPFFTTKGIGKGTGLGLSMVHGFAQQCGGSLIISSVPGQGTSVSLWLPVAVGSDEPLPQVEVQPFVPSVASDQPLVILAVDDDDLVLTNTAGMLEELGHTVFQAGSGADALRVLSEGDVDLVITDHAMPHMTGAQLADALDESHPGLPVIIITGYAELPPHATKRLRLDKPFRQADLARILALAHGDRASGRSISLEPPPRDF
- a CDS encoding alpha/beta fold hydrolase — protein: MNVTPSFSGPRNDRTDGPWANSPTSHFFTSLRTRLHYVDWGNHSAPTLILVHGALDHARSWDWTARALARDYHVVALDLRGHGDSAWSAEGAYLMADFVYDLAQLVDQFSRDKVTLIGHSLGGSLVLRYAGLFPDRVERLVAIEGLGLSPQAIREKAARAAPDRWREWIEQRRASARQTARHYPTLEAAVARMRERNDHLSVEQALHLTAHGVNRNEDGSYGWKFDPYLRNPAPQDMADDELPNFWRRISCPVLLCLGLDSWASNPVKDGRAAHFQNARLVEFAHAGHWLHHDQFDSFLAELRAFL